From the genome of Acropora palmata chromosome 4, jaAcrPala1.3, whole genome shotgun sequence, one region includes:
- the LOC141878293 gene encoding uncharacterized protein LOC141878293, translating into MTVWRMHADDGATSSVKIFANIFISFIGAGILGMPHAFKEAGIIEGSAIMGLIGTLSVKAMLLIIDCKKKITWKKFDHLQNGAVVLSEGKVTLEEKGLLKLEENEEGWEKVNDELQNPNHDIDYGDLGYYAFGHSGRVVVDLSIVISQIGFSCAYLIFISDTLNNIFPFLTKHQFLMSLLPPLAILVNFRHLKKLAIFSLFADFANVFAYCVVFWFDFSHFEHVKIHPQVARISGLPFFLGVAIYCYEGAGLILSLEASCARDSREKFRTVLKVTLFLVTSLYIAFGACGYLSFGETTEQMITLNLPAGPFPEIVQLCLCFSLFFTYPIMMFPVVLLLERKFLPDGGKSSYYVGSVLRACVVLLSGIVVLCIPNFSTLMAFFGSSCCTLLGFILPGIFHLRIFEGHLTKFEWLVDITLIFLGLVGALIGTRDALLRLLAGT; encoded by the exons ATGACAGTTTGGAGGATGCATGCCGACGATGGTGCGACAAGTTCCGTCAAGATCTTCGCcaacatttttatttccttcatCGGCGCTGGAATTTTGGGAATGCCTCATGCTTTTAAAGAG GCTGGTATTATTGAGGGAAGTGCTATCATGGGCCTCattggtacgctcag TGTGAAAGCAATGTTGTTGATCATCgactgcaagaaaaaaatcacctGGAAAAAATTTGACCATCTTCAAAATGGCGCAGTGGTTTTGAGTGAAGGAAAGGTCACGCTGGAGGAAAAGGGATTGCTGAAACTTGAGGAGAATGAAGAAGGATGGGAAAAAGTGAATGATGAA TTGCAGAACCCAAATCATGATATTGATTATGGCGATCTTG GTTATTATGCTTTTGGTCATTCAGGAAGAGTTGTAGTTGACTTGAGCATAGTCATTTCACAGATTG GTTTTTCCTGTGCATATTTGATATTTATTTCCGATACTCTGAATAAcatatttccatttttaacCAA GCACCAGTTCCTGATGAGTTTACTTCCCCCTCTAGCTATTTTAGTAAACTTTAGACATTTGAAGAAATTAGCTATATTCAG TCTTTTTGCAgattttgcaaatgtttttgcaTATTGTGTAGTTTTCTGGTTCgatttttcacattttgagCATGTTAA AATTCACCCTCAAGTTGCAAGAATAAGTGGTCTACCATTCTTCTTGGGAGTAGCAATATACTGTTATGAG GGTGCAGGGCTGATCCTGTCACTTGAGGCATCCTGTGCCAGAGATTCTAGAGAGAAATTTAGAAC TGTATTGAAGGTGACATTATTCCTTGTCACATCGCTGTACATAGCATTTGGGGCTTGCGGCTATCTG TCCTTTGGGGAGACAACTGAGCAAATGATAACTTTAAATTTACCAGCAG GTCCTTTTCCTGAAATAGTTCAACTGtgcctttgtttttcattatttttcacCTATCCAA tcaTGATGTTTCCAGTGGTTTTATTATTAGAAAGGAAATTCCTTCCTGATGGTGGAAAAAGCAGTTATTATGTAGGG AGTGTTTTGCGAGCTTGTGTTGTGCTCCTTTCTGGCATTGTGGTGCTCTGTATCCCAAACTTTTCTACACTGATGGCATTCTTTGGATCTAGTTGTTGTACACTTTTAGGGTTTATATTACCaggaatttttcatcttcGAATATTTGAAGG aCATCTTACAAAATTTGAATGGCTTGTTGACATAACGCTTATCTTCCTGGGATTAGTTGG GGCATTAATAGGAACAAGAGATGCTCTTTTACGGCTTTTGGCAGGCACGTAA